AATCAGAAGTGGAGAATGCCAAAGCCAAGATCAAAAAGAAAAATTTTGACTTTATCGTCCTGAATTCGCTGAACGACAAAGGAGCCGGTTTTGGTCATGACACAAATAAAATTTCCATCATTGGGAAAGACAATAAGATCAGTAAATTTGAGTTAAAATCAAAGGCCGCCGTTGCGGTGGATATTATTAATAAACTTTCCGAAACTCTTGCCTGACAGTATTTGTTTGAAATAATAAATGTAAAGTTATTCATGAAAAAAATTTCCATAGTAATCGTTTTATTGAGTACGGTGCTGTCACTTTCGGCCCAGGAACTCAATTGCAACGTTAAGATCAATACGCAGAAACTACAGACGGTGGATGCCAAAGTTTTTGAAACGCTGGAGCAAACCGTCAGAGAATTTTTGAATAATCAGAAATGGACTAACGACGTTTTTGAAACAGAGGAACGCATCAATTGTAACGTCGTGATCACCATCCAGGAAGAATCATCTCCAACCAGTTTCAAAGCGGATCTCGCTATACAGGCTTCACGGCCTATTTACAATGCCGATTCGGAAAGCCCGGTCTTCAACCACCTGGACAGGGATGTCGTTTTTGAATACCAGCAATTCGAGCCGCTGATTTACAGTAAGACTTCTTTCAACGGAAACCTTTCTTCCATCCTGGCTTTTTATGCCTATATCATCATCGGACTGGATTACGATTCTTTTTCTCCGATGGGAGGACAGGAATATTTTCAACTGGCCCAGGATGCCATAAATAATATTCCATCCAGCTCTACTCCAAGTCCATACAGTGGGTGGACCGCTTCCGAAAGCAATAAAAATCGCTATTGGCTGGCGGAGAACCTATTGTCGCCAAGGGTAAAGCCATTTAGACTGGCCATGTACCAATACCATCGCCAGGGTCTTGATCTGATGGCCAGTAATGCATCAGGAGGCCGGGCGGCCATTGCTTTGACTTTTGATGATATTGAAAAGGTCAACCAGGCTTATCCAAATTGTATGATTCTCCAGGTTTTTAATGCGACCAAAGCTTCTGAAATCATCGATATATTCCAAATAGCCTCCCCCGAGGAACAAAACAAAGTCATTCGGGTGATGTCAAGGGTGGATCCGTCTAATGCTTCGAAATACAGGAGGATTAAGTAATTTGGGGATCCAGGTACTCATTGAATTTGATTTAATAAGTGCCCGGGCTATCGATGGGCTCCATGTGCGGATGGTAAAATGGCCTCTTATGTGATCAAAAGACAATAATCAATTTGCTTAAGCTATGAAAAAAACTATCCTTCTTTTTACGATACTTTTGGTTTCTGTTTCGGTATGGGGGCAGATGGAAGATTTGCCAGCCACCATCAGTTGGGGGGAAGAGCTCAAAGAGCCTGCCAATACCTATATTGATAAGATCGTAAATTCCAATAGCTCAGGAATGATCACGGTAAGGCATAAGACAGGATTATTGGAAAATACGCCCAAAATTTATGTCGAACAATACGATGAAAAAATGAATTTGAAGCGTTCTGAAAAGATCGCTCTCGAATTCGACGGGAACAACCTCCAGTTTGAGGACCTGATTTATCTGAATGGGCAATTGTACCTGTTGACCAGTTACAACAACAAGGCCAAGGAAACCAGCTTCCTTTTTTATCAAACCCTTTCTTCCCGGTTCACCCCTTCCAATAAAATCAATAAAATCGCCGAAATCAATACGGGCAGCTGGCTTAAAGAAGGTTCTTATGATATTCAACTATCAAAAGACTCTTCGAAAGTTTTGGTTTACGGGCAACTGCCTTATAAGCGGAAAGACGCGGAAAGGTTTACCCTGAATGTTTTTGACAACAGTTTCAATCCTTTGTGGAACCGGGAGATCACCCTGCCCTACCCTGATGAATTATTGTCATTGGAAGCTTACCAAATAGATAATGAGGGGAATGTATATTTACTGGGCAAATTGTATTATGACCGCCTGAGAACGACCCGGAACGGCAAGCCCAATTACCACTATATCGTTTTGGCTTACACCAATGAAAGTCAGGAAGCCTCGGAATACAAAATTGATCTTCAGGACAAATTCATCACTGACCTCACGTTTAAAATCGGGAACGACGGCAACCTGGTTTGTGCCGGATTCTATTCCGAAAAATTGAGTTACAGCATGAAAGGCACCTGTTTTTTTGGCATCAACGCCAAAACAAAAGAAACCTTCAATATCCATCTAAAACCATTCGACTTTGAATTCCTGACCGAATACATGTCGGATGGCGCCAAACAGCGGGCAAAAAAAGCAGAAGAATCCGGCAATTCACGGAGGGCGCCAGAACTGTACCGGTATTCCCTGGATGACCTCATCCTGCGCAGTGACGGTGGAGCAGTGCTCATTGCGGAACAATATTATATCGAAACAAGAACCTACTACGACCGTTCAGGAATTAGCCATTCCATTTATTATTACAATTACAATGACATCATAGTCGTAAACATTCGCCCCGACGGCAGCATTGAATGGGCCACGCATATTCCCAAACGTCAGCAGACGCGGGATGATGGAGGCTATTATTCTTCCTATGCCAAGGCCGTCGTACGTGATAAAATATATTTCGTCTTCAACGACAACATCAGGAATTTTTCGGAAAAAGAAAACCGGAGAACCCGCAAAAGGATTTATTATTTTGATGGCCGAAATTCAGTGGTAGCCCTCGCTGAAATTTCAAAAGATGGTGAGCTCAATACCTGGCCGTTGTTTTCCAACAGGGATGCCAATATCATTACACGGCCTAAAATCTGTCATCAGACCGGCAGCAGGAAGATGGTCATTTATGGAGAAAGAGGCAAGCGATACCGGTTCGCGAATTTGTTTTTTGAGAAATGATAATAATTGGCGTTTTGCAGGAAAAGAATAGGGTGTTTTACCTCTGATCGACGGTGATCTGGCAGTTAAACCAAATAAGCTGGAAGCCATTTTATGCTTCCAAATAAAAAAAATGTAATACTTTCACCGTCGCAATGATTGTATCAATTTAAACACCTGCCATGAATTTTTTAGAATTTTTGAATTATGGAGCCATTGGCATCACCCTGGCCTTAGCTATTCTTTCCTACCGGTTACTATCCAAAGAACAGGACCAACAGCAAGTAAGAGAACCCATGTTGGGCTCTATCAGAAACTATATGGCTTTTACGCTGGTCATAGCGGTCCTTTTTGCCATCACTGAATTTATTGCCCCCTTGTTTTCTAATGATAAAACCGCTGAGAAGGTTGATAATTTATGGGTTAACCACGTTTTAAGATCTGAAATTAAAGACTCATCGTTTACTATAGACCAAAAAATTGCTCAAATTGGCAATCTCCTAAATTCAAATAATAGCTTTACTAATTCCGACCATGGCCCAATAGATACTTCAAAATTATGCGAAGTCATTCAGGATTCCCTGGAACATTACAAAAATGAACTGGCATTATGCAACAATGGAGGTTTTTACAAACAAATTGACCTTTTGAGTGAAACGATTGATAGTTATGTCAAAAAAGGAGAGGGAAGGTCGATCAATATTAGCTTTGAGCCGGAAAAAAAGGAAGATGTTTTCAGATCCCTGATTTTTATTTTCAGCTATTTAGGTGAAATCAGACAAGGAGACGGAACCAAAGGAGAGGATGGCAAACCTAATACAGAGAAAGTAAAAAAAATATATGCCAGGTTTAAAAGATCAAATTATAACCTGGCCGCTAAGGATTCAATAACCCTGCAGGATTACGAGGATAATAAGTATCATATTTTAAAGTCAGATTTAGCCCACATGGTTTTGCTGAAGTTAAAAATTGATGATTAGGAAAACCGTTAAGGAAAATAAAACATAAGTTCATCCCGAATTTTCAAAAACTGTCTGAAATAGAAATTTTTTGATTATTTGAAGTATTTTTTAAATGTAAAACCTGCCTGCAGACGCAGGAAGGCAGGTGTAAAACAAGGAATTTAAAACCTGCCTGCTGACGCAGGAAGGCGGGTGTAAAAGTGAGTGGGCAAAAGGTTTGGGTTTTGGAAAAAAGTCATTTTTTGTCGCAAAACACCTAACCCACGACCCAAACACTTCTAAATTTTGCGGTTACTTGTTTTAAATTTTGCGGTTTATTTCTTTTGTAAAAGAAAAATCCCGAATTTAATCTGATTAGATGAAATTCGGGATGACTCATGTTTTTATATTCTACACTAATCTTTAATTCCAATTATCCTCTATTCATTTACCACCAGTTCTGCATAATAACCGTCCTCTACGGTCTTCATGGTAAAGCCACGCTTCCTGAACATATGCAGCATGATGTGGTTTTCGAATAAAATACTGGCATATACTTTGTGAATGCCCCGGCCTGTAGCGATTTCGAGGATGTAGTCCAAAAACTTATTGCCTAATCCCTGGCTGTGCCATGGGTCGGCGATGACCACTGCAAATTCTGCCGCTTCATTATACTGATCGGAGATCAGTCGGCCGACGCCGGCCATTACTTTTCGGCCATCTTCATCCAATTCCGCGATGATAGCAATTTCCCGATCATAGTCGATCTGCGTATAGCGCACCAGTTGATCGTGGGAGATATCTTTGATCAGCTGGAAAAAGCGGAATCTCTGGGTTCTTTCCGAAAATTTGGTAAACATCTCTTTCTCCATCGCTTCATCCTCCGGTTTGATCGGCCGCAAAATGGCTTTTTCCCCGTTTTTAAGCGTGTACTCAGAAATATATTTTGACGGATAAGGAGAAATAACCAGATGCTTGTACCGGTGATTGGGATTCACTTCATTGCCATCGAGCACGACCTTTGCATCCAGCACTACGCCTCCATGTTCATCCACTCCAAACGGGTTGATATCAATCTCCTCAATTTCGGGAAAATCCATGAGGAGGTAGGCAAACTTGTACAACAGGAACTGTATGGCCGTAAGATCTGCTCCCGGCATTCCACGATATCCTTTGAGCAGCTTATAAATTTTGGTGTCCTCGATCATTCGTTCTGCCAGGGCCATATTCAATGGAGGCAAACCTACGGTAGTATCTTTAAAGACTTCCACAGCCACCCCTCCCATTCCGAATACGATGGTAGGGCCGAAAATCGGGTCTCTTTTGGCTCCGATGATCAGTTCATACCGCTTTTTCATCATTTGTTCCACAAAGATTCCTTTGATGTCTGCATCCGGAACCGCCGCAAGGGAAGATTCAAGAATCTCGTCAAAATAACGCCCGACATCTTCTCTTTTTTTGATATTCAGCACAACCCCACCGACATCCGTTTTGTGCAAAATGTCAGGAGAAGCGATCTTCATCACCACAGGATAACCGAGTTCATCGGCCAGTTGCATCGCTTCTTCTTTGGTAGCCGCCAATCCGTTCCTGATGACATTGATCTGGTAGTTGTCGAGAAACTGCTTGGCTTCAAACTCGGTCATAACTTTACGGCCGTCTGCCAATACATTTCTCATCAACTGGCGGTTCTCCTCAGTTTTGGGAAGGAAAGCACTTGGAATGACAGCCGGAGTCTGGTAGATCGTTTTTAGGTTTCGTTTGTAATCGTACATATACATGAAACACCTGACCGCGTTTTCCGGAATACTGTACACCGGAATGCTGTGTTGCTCAAGTACCTCCCTTCCTGCCTGCACATCATCGGCTCCCATCCAGGAAGCCAAAACGGTTTTTCGTTCTAAATTGGGGATGGTCACAATAGCCTCTGCAATGGCTTTGGAATCAGTCATGGCCTGGGGAGTCAGTATGATAAGAATTCCATCAACATTAGGATCATTGACACACACTTCAACCGCCTTTCTGTATTGTTCCGGTCCGGCATCCCCGAGTACGTCGATCGGGTTGTTATGGCTCCAGAAAGGAGAAAGGTGTCCGTTGAGCTCTTCAATGGTTTCCGGGGATAAAGTGGCCAGCTCCCCGCCCTTGGCGATGAGTAAATCTGTAGCGATGACCCCGGGTCCTCCCGCGTTGGTGATCATGGCCATTTTTTTACCGGAGGGTTTTTCCTGCATTGACAAGGACTGGGCGATATGGAACAATTCTCCTATCGTATCTACCCGGATGATACCTGCGCGTTTGAAGGCCGCATCAAAAACGAAATCGTTGCCGGCAAGGCTACCCGTGTGTGACATGGCCGCCTGGGCTCCTTCAGAGCTTTTTCCCGCCTTCAGGACGATGATGGGTTTGTTCCTTGCATAAGCCCTGGCCGCACTCAAAAACTTGCGTGCATCGATCAGCGATTCCATATAAATCACAATACTGGAAGTATAAGGGTCACTGCCAAAGTAATCGATCAGGTCATCAAAACTCACGTCGATCATGGAACCAATGGAAACGAAGTGGCTGAAACCCACATTCATCTTGATGGACCAGTCGAGGATGGCCGTACATAAGGCGCCACTTTGAGAGATGAAAGCGATCTTGCCGGGCAAGGCCATCTTATTGGCAAAACTGGCATTAAGTTTTATGGAAGGCCGTATAAATCCAAGGCAGTTGGGGCCGATCAGACGCATATTATATCGGCGAACGGTTTTTAGGATTTCTTTGGTCATCGCTCTGCCTTCTTCTCCTGCTTCGGCAAACCCGGCAGAGATCAGTACAATACCTGAAACGCCGGCCATACCACATTCTTCCACGAGTGCCAAAACGGTCTTGGCCGGTGTGGCTATGATGGCCAGATCAACCTGATCCGGAATTTCCTGAATACTTGAGTAGGTCTTTACGCCCAGGATATTATCCCGCTTAGGGTTGATAGGATACACAATCCCGTCAAAACCAGAACCAATAATGTTTCTGACCAATGAATGCCCCACGGCACCTTCGTGCGCAGAAGCTCCAATAATTGCTACCACTTTAGGGTTGAATAAACGCGTTAATTTTTTAGTAACCACTTTTTGTTCTTTTTTTGTTGTCAGCTAAATTTAGATAAAATGTAATGGATGAAACGGAAAACGGAAGCGATTTTTTCAAGCTCCTCTGTTTTCCTGCCCTGTTCATTACACAATCAATTCGGTTTTATTTAGCTACGGATGGTTTTGTGCTTAAAAACGCGACAAAGGTA
This sequence is a window from Lewinellaceae bacterium. Protein-coding genes within it:
- a CDS encoding DUF4835 family protein; protein product: MKKISIVIVLLSTVLSLSAQELNCNVKINTQKLQTVDAKVFETLEQTVREFLNNQKWTNDVFETEERINCNVVITIQEESSPTSFKADLAIQASRPIYNADSESPVFNHLDRDVVFEYQQFEPLIYSKTSFNGNLSSILAFYAYIIIGLDYDSFSPMGGQEYFQLAQDAINNIPSSSTPSPYSGWTASESNKNRYWLAENLLSPRVKPFRLAMYQYHRQGLDLMASNASGGRAAIALTFDDIEKVNQAYPNCMILQVFNATKASEIIDIFQIASPEEQNKVIRVMSRVDPSNASKYRRIK
- a CDS encoding bifunctional acetate--CoA ligase family protein/GNAT family N-acetyltransferase → MTTKKEQKVVTKKLTRLFNPKVVAIIGASAHEGAVGHSLVRNIIGSGFDGIVYPINPKRDNILGVKTYSSIQEIPDQVDLAIIATPAKTVLALVEECGMAGVSGIVLISAGFAEAGEEGRAMTKEILKTVRRYNMRLIGPNCLGFIRPSIKLNASFANKMALPGKIAFISQSGALCTAILDWSIKMNVGFSHFVSIGSMIDVSFDDLIDYFGSDPYTSSIVIYMESLIDARKFLSAARAYARNKPIIVLKAGKSSEGAQAAMSHTGSLAGNDFVFDAAFKRAGIIRVDTIGELFHIAQSLSMQEKPSGKKMAMITNAGGPGVIATDLLIAKGGELATLSPETIEELNGHLSPFWSHNNPIDVLGDAGPEQYRKAVEVCVNDPNVDGILIILTPQAMTDSKAIAEAIVTIPNLERKTVLASWMGADDVQAGREVLEQHSIPVYSIPENAVRCFMYMYDYKRNLKTIYQTPAVIPSAFLPKTEENRQLMRNVLADGRKVMTEFEAKQFLDNYQINVIRNGLAATKEEAMQLADELGYPVVMKIASPDILHKTDVGGVVLNIKKREDVGRYFDEILESSLAAVPDADIKGIFVEQMMKKRYELIIGAKRDPIFGPTIVFGMGGVAVEVFKDTTVGLPPLNMALAERMIEDTKIYKLLKGYRGMPGADLTAIQFLLYKFAYLLMDFPEIEEIDINPFGVDEHGGVVLDAKVVLDGNEVNPNHRYKHLVISPYPSKYISEYTLKNGEKAILRPIKPEDEAMEKEMFTKFSERTQRFRFFQLIKDISHDQLVRYTQIDYDREIAIIAELDEDGRKVMAGVGRLISDQYNEAAEFAVVIADPWHSQGLGNKFLDYILEIATGRGIHKVYASILFENHIMLHMFRKRGFTMKTVEDGYYAELVVNE